The Arcobacter arenosus region GGCTTATGCATTAAATAACTCCTCTTTAAATCTATTTGCATTTTCTAAATGGTTTAGGAGTTTTTTTTCATCCATTTTATTAAGTAATGAGATTTGCATTTTCATTCTTGGGTTATCTTTAAAAAGATGATTATATTTATATAAAAAGCTCCAATACAAACCATCCCAAATTTCACACCAATCTTCACTTTTTTTATAATCATTTGACATTTTTAAAATATAATTAGAACTACTAATATATGGTTTAGTTGTAATTGACCCACCATCACTAAAACCACTCATACCATATACATTTCCTACCATTACCCAATCATAAGCATCAATATAGTTTGCCATAAAAAACTCATATACCTTATTTGGCTTTATCTCTAAAAGTAAAAATAAATTCCCAATTATCATAAGTCTTTCTATATGGTGATTATAAGAACTTAGCCTTAGTTTTTTTATTGCATCATCAAAGGGTTTTAAGGAAGTAGTCCCTTCATATACTTTTTTTGGAATCTCATTTTCAAAACCAAAAAAATTTGAGTTTCTTAAATTTACATGGGAACTTTTATAAATAGAGAGCATAAACTCTCTCCAACCTATTATTTGTCTTAAAAATCCCTCTTTTGCATTAAAAGGTACATCAACTTTTGAAGCTTCTTTTATTAGATATTTTAAATCTAAAAGTCCAACATTTAAACTTGAAGAGATGTTGGAGTGAAACAAGAAAGAGCCATTTTTTACAATAGCATCTTGATAAACACCATATTTTTCAAATTTATTTTTTAAAAAATAGCCCAAATTTGCCTTTGCTTCTTCAAAAGTTATGGGGTAAGTAAACTGTTCACAAGTTCCTATGCTTTTAAATTTTTTACAATATTCTTTTGCTTCATGTAAGTATTTATTTTCAAAATTTAGTATTTGAGGAATCAATTCATTTTTTGGCATCTTTTTTCTATTTTCACTATCATAACTCCATTTCCCACCATAAGGTTTCCCCTTTTCTATAAATAGATTTAAGTCTTTTCTTCTATTTATATAATATTTATGTAAAAATTTATTTTCATCACTTACATTTAAAAAATTTGGATTATCAAAAATACTTAGATCTTTAAAATTTATTTTTATTTTTTTTAATAACCAATCATCCACAACATCATAAATAGATACCTTTTTTTCTTTATAAATATCTAAATAACTTTCATCTTCATAATATTCCACATCTATATCATTTTGTATTAAATACTCTTCATAAAACTTCATTGAAGCTCTATGAAAAATAAGTTTTTGAATATGAAAAGTATATAAAGTAAAAAACAAAGGCTCTTCAATTAAAAGAACCTTTTTATTTTTTAAGTTCTCAATATTTTCAAATAGTTGATGGGGATATAAAATAAAAATACTCAACTTAGCTCCAAATTGAATTGTATTGAGATTCTTCTAATCTAACAATTTCAAGCTCTTCTAAAAAGTTTGTTAATTCAAGCCATTTTTTGTTGTTAGATTTGATTTTATCTTTAAATCTTGGAATTGTATCTTCAATAATTTTATCCATAAGTAAGGATTTCTCCTCTTTAGAATATTCATAATATAACGCTTTTACCTCATCAATATTCTCTTTACAATATTTAATCATATCATTGGTGATTTTTATAAACAATTTTATCTCATCACCTTTTTTCTCTAAAATTTCTTTTGAACTCATAAACTCTAAAGCTGAAAAGTTAGGGAAAGGAGATAGATAATCATCAATAAAAATATTCTCAAAGTTTTCATATTCGGCTTCAATACCTTCAAAATTATAAAAGCATAACCATGCACCATCAAAGCTTTCATCATTTTTCATATTTGTTATATGCCAAAAATCTGTTTGTACAAACTCTACATTTTCAAAATCAAGTTCAAAGTTGTTAACATTTGCATATCTTTTTAAAATTTCAAAACCAATTTTATTTGTTATCTCATTAGCTGCAGGTGTAGTAATTTTAATTTTTTCATTAGCTTTTAGTTTTTCAAGCCTATCTTTTCTAATCATCACACCACCTCTAGTCTCAAAGAAGCAACCCAATGATTTCAAGCCCTCATAATAGTGTTCAAATAAATGAATTGGTTCATTACAATGTATATCAATAGTACCTTTTTTTAACTCTTCAAATCCATCATAATGTTCTGTTGGTACAATTATATTTACATCAAGAGCAAATTGTTTATAAACACCTTTTTTTATCCCAACAATCATAGGTAGATGGTCAGGGTTTAAAAACCATTCTAAGGCAACATCTATTTTTGTCATTTATCCCTCCTTTCTATTGTGCTTATGCACATCTATTTTCAAATAAATCTTTTAATGTTTCAAGAAAATATTGATTATGATTTGGAGCACGTGCAACTCTATAATCTTTTATTCCAACCTCATCAGCAATCTCTTTATACTCAATATCAAGTTCAAATTGTGTTTCAGAGTTATCTACTGTAAAAGATATTGGATAAACGATAACTTTTTTATCTTTCATCTCATGGAGTTTATCATCCATATATGGTCTAATCCACTCCATAGGTCCAAGTCTAGACTGATACGCTGTATGTATGTTTTTAAACTTTATACCTTGTTTTTCTAACTCTTTTTTTGCACACTCTACATTTGCAAGAATATGTTTTTGGTAAGGGTCCCCTTTATCAATAGTTCTTTGAGTTAAACCATGGGCTGAAAAGATTAATTCAAACTCTTCAGGATTGTCATAGCCTAAAGACTCTTTTATTCTTTCTACTATTGCTTTATTATATAACTCATGGTCGTAATAGGAATCAAGGGTTCTAATTTTACCTTTAACTCCTAATTTTTTTGCCCATTTTTCAAACTCTTCAATTGATGATTTAGTTGTAGTTGAAGAATAATGTGGATACATTGGAATTGCATAAATTTCATCATAAGGTTTTAAGTGTTCTAATACATCTTTTGCAAAAGGTGGTGTATATCTCATTTTATAAAAGACATCAGCATCAACTATTTTTTCTAATCTTCTAGCTAATCTTTTTGTATGACCTACTATTGGAGACATACCCCCTAAAGCTTTATAGTTTTCTTTAGCTTCTTTTTTTCTCATACTTGTAATAAAAAAGCCTATCATTGCTCTTATTGGCTGGGGAGCACCAATTATATATTTGTCATTAAACATATTTGTTAGGAAAACCTCAACCTCATCTAGGTTATTTGGTCCTCCCATGTTCATTAATACAATTGCTTTTTTCACTTATATCCTTTTTATTAGGATAATATTCAATTTATCTGTTTTTTTGTATGTAATTCTTGTTAGTTTATATTATTTTGTTGAGATAAAATTTCTTTTGTGACTTTATGTCTATAGTTAAACATCTTCTCTAATTCTCTTTCCACAAAGAAATTAAAAAGTTTACCTATTTTACCAAAGGGTAAGACATATAAAACCTCATCTTTTAATTCCACACTATTACCTCTTTTAGTAAAGATATGGGAATGTTTCCAATACCTAAACGGAGATTTCATTGCAAAATCAACAAGAAGATTAGGTTTTTGATTTTTTAATATTTTAACTTCCCAATATATTGGTATTGGCATAAATTTTTTTTCAGTTTTTAATCTTAGAATTTCATCTTCTTTTGCTTCAAAGCTATCGTTTAGCATGGTTACTTTCATATCAGGAGGAGTAATTTTTACTAAGTTATTTGAATCAAGATGAAATTCATACAAATCCTCCAAAGTACAGTTTTTTATTAATGAAGTTTTTTCATACCTAAACATTTTTTATCCTACTAAGTCTTCTATAGTATCTTCTATATTAGTATATTTAAATTTAAAGCCACTATCAATTAATCTTTTTGGTTTCGCACATTGACCATCAGTTAATACCTTAGCTCCTTCACTAAATATTAAATTTAATGCAAATTCAGGTACTGGTAATATTGTAGGTCTGTTTAAAGTTTTTCCTAAAGCTTTTGTAAGTCCTAAATTAGTTGTTGGTGTTGGTGCTGTTAAGTTATAAACACCATCACATTGTTTATTTTCTATTACATACTCATATGCATCTAATAAATCACTTATATGGATAAATGAAAAATCTTGTTTACCATCTCCAATAGTACCACCAATTCCAAGTTTAAATGGAGTTAACATCTTTTTTAAAGCTCCACCATCACCTAATACAATACCAAATCTAAATATAGCTGTTCTTATATCTAAATCTTTGGCCTTTAAAGCTTCGGTTTCCCAATCTCTTGCTAATACTCCTAAAAAATCTTTTGAATAGCTAAAGTCCTCTTCACTATAACAACTAGCGTTGTCATATATACCAACTGCTGAAGTTGATATAAACACCTCAGGCTTTTTTTCTGCTTTACTAAAAGCATTGATTAAAGCTTTAGTAGTATCTATTCTACTTGAATATAATAGTTTTTTGTAAGACTCAGTCCATCTGTTAATAATATTTGCACCAGCAAGATTAATAACAACATCCGCTTCTTCTATAATTTTTGTAAGTTCATTTATATCTTTAAGGGTTTCTCTTTTTATTCCTATTACTTTAAAACCCTTATTTTCAAATCTGTTTTTTATACTAGTACCAACAAAACCACTTGAACCAGTTATTGCTAAAGTTTTCATATTCACTCCTTTGCAATTTAATTTTACAAATTATAGTATATTTATGATTTATTAGTATATTTTATTTGTTAGTTAAAATTTTTAAAAGCTTCTTTTATCTAGATATTCTCTAAAGTCTTTTGCCCCATCTTTAGAGCTTGTTACAATATCATCGATTCCATTAAATGATATCTCTAGTTTAGATTGTTCTACACTTTGCATAGATTTAATTTTATCTACATTTACAATATATGACCTATGTACCCTAAAGAAGTTTTTCCCTTCTAATACAGATTGCATATCACCAATCTTTTTTCGTAAATAGGCATCGGCATCTTTGATTTTTATGATAACTTCATCTAAGTCCGCTTTAATATAAAAAATATCATCTATATCAATAAGATAGATTTTATTTCCTCTTTTTGCTACAAGTTTTTTTGTTTCATCAGCTTTTACAATATATTTTTCCATTTTATTCAATGAGTTTCTTATTGATTCATTGGAAATAGGTTTTAGTAAATAATCAATACCCCCACTTTGGAAAGCTTCAAGGGCATGTTCCTCATAAGCAGTTTGAAATACGATAAAAGTTTTTGGATTTAAGTTTACAATAGTATTTGCTAATTCTAAACCATTCATTTCAGGCATTGATATATCTAAAAAAGCAACATCAAACTTCTCTTTGGTTAAAACTTTTATTGCTTCAATAGCACTAGAACAAGCAGTAACATCTAAAATCCCTTCTTCATTTAAAAGTCTATTTAACCTACTAAGTGCTAGTTTTTCATCATCAACTATCAATACTTTCAATATCAATCCTTCAAGCTTATTATAAATTTCATATTAGAACCATCTACTTGATGGCTTAATCTCCCAACATTAAGTAAATCTAATCTTTTATCAAGATTATTTAAACCTGTTCCATATTTTATTCTTTGGGATAGTTTACCATTATTTATAATAATAATCTCCTTTGAAGAGACTAATATATCTATTTTCAATCTATTTCTATTGTATCCATGCTTAATTGCATTTTCTACTAACAACTGAATAGAAAACTTAGGTACTAAAATATTTTCATCATCTTCATTTAACTCAACATTTAATTCTATATTATTCTCAAACCTAATGTTTTCAATATTTAAATAGGTTTTAACCATCTCAATTTCAGTTTTAATTGGTATTAAACTCTCTTTAGTAATAGCATTACGTAAAAATCTTGACAACTCAAGGGTTGCCCTCTCTGCATCTTTTTTATCTACATAAATTAGTTCAGAAATTGAATTTAAAGCATTAAATAAAAAATGTGGATTTAATTCATTTTCCAAAGCTTTGATTTTTGTTTCTAAAACTTGTGAGTTTATATTTTCATATCTATGTTTCATTGATACAAATTGGTGTAAAATCAATCCAATTAAAAAAGTTAAAAAACCAATAATTATAGAGATAAAAAACCAATAAGCACTTATAAACTCTACAATTTCAATTTTGAAAAAAGAACCAAGATAAAAACTAAAAGAAAAACCTAAAAATCCAGATAAAAAAGAAAAAATGAAACTAATCAAATACCAGAATTTCTCTTTTAATTTTGGGAGAATAAAATCATTTGAAATTGTAATAAATACAAATGAGAATAAAGAGATACAAAAAGCTGTTAAACTACTAAAAAGTACTGTATATATATTTTTAAATTCTTCATTTAAAAAATAAAAAAACCAAGAGATTAAAAACCCAAAACTAGTTCCAATAAATACTATATAAAGCCAGTCTTTTTTTGAAATTTTTAATTTTATTCTATCCATTAAATTCCTTGTTTAAAGCCTTTACCCCAATTGCAACACCAGGCCAACCTTGACCTGCAAATACTGAATCGCCTATATTGTATAAACCTTTAAAAGGTGTTTTAGCACTTGGAGTAGAAAAAACATTTTTCATAGTGATAGCCCTACCTCCACAATTATATCTATTTATATATCTGTTAAAAGTAAGGGAAGAAGCACTAAATTTTTTAATTATATCCTCTTTTTTTATAGTATTAAGTTTCTGCAATAGTTTATCGATTATAAACTCCTGAGTTTGTTCTTTTTTTAGCTCATATTCTTCTTTATTTAATTTTTTCCAAAATGAAGCCTTAGTATGAGAGGAGATAGTTATAGAATAACCTCTATTTGACATCTTTTCATCATCTTTACTACTAATAGAGATAAAAAATGAATTTGAAATACAATTTGGTATTTGCTCATCAAGAATTATTAAATAATGGTGTAAAAGATCATAATTTTTTTCTAAAACCAAATTTACCACAAAAGCACTTTGGTCATTAAAGTCAAAGCTTTCATAATATTTTTTAATTCTTTCATCTTCAAAAAGTTTTCCACTATCATAAATAGTAGAATTTAATACTACATTTTTTGATAAATATTCATCTTTATTTGAAATAAGTCTAAAATAGTCTTTTTCTAAAACTATTTTCATAATCTCCTCTTTTTTCTTAGTTTCAATATTTTCAAGTAATCCATCAAATAAACTACCCATTCCACCATTTACATAAAACACATCATGAAAAGGGTATGAAAGTCCTAATGCCAAAGAAAGTAATGATATATCCTTTGATGTTGTTTGTAAAGTAATTAAAAGCTGTGCATCAATAAAATGTTGATATTCTAAACTTATATCTCCAAGGGTTTCTTTTATAAAACTATTTGCACTTTTAAATACTTCAATATTAAAACTTTTAAATAGTTTTATTAATGTATTTGCACTAAGTATATATGACTTTAAAGAATATTTTCCATAATAGATATCATGTATTTGCCAAAACTTTTCATCAAGTTCTTTTATCTTTGCCCAAAAAACTCTATTGTTTTTATTAGGAAAAGCTTTATTTATTTGGTCTAAAAACTCTTCAAAATCTTTTACTCTATCGATTGTTTTTTCATTTTGTAAAACTCTAAAAGCTATATTGCTTTTTTTAATATCAGGTTTATAATCAATATTATCAAAAATCTCTTTTACGGGATGTCCTGTTTCATATCCTACAAAGGTAGTTGCTCCACTGTTAAAATAACTTCCATATCTTTTAAAAGTACTTGCACATCCACCTAAGTTTGAATCTTTTTCAAAGACAACAATATCTTTATCTTTGTTAAGTGAGGCAAACATACTACCTCCCATTCCAGAGCCAATTACGCAGACTTCATAATATCTACACATTTTTAGCCTCTTTGAATCTGTCAATTGCCATTTTTCTAGATAATGATATATCAACCATAGATTTTGGATAATCAACAAATAAATTTGATTGAACACCATTTTCAATATGAAAAAGTCTAGGGGATAAACTTTCAAAATCTTTTATAACTGATTTGATAAATATCCCATCTTTATCAAATTTTAAAGATTGTGTATAAGGATTAAATACTCTAAAATATGGTGCAGCATCTGCTCCTGTACTTGCTCCCCATTGCCAAGAACCAACATTTGATGAACATTCGTAATCAAGTAGTTTTAAAGCAAAATACCCTTCTCCTTTTTTCCAATCTATAAAAAGGTTTTTTGTTAAAAATGAGCATACAATCATTCTAAGACGATTATGCATAGTTCCTGTTTCATTTAGATGTCTCATAGCTGCATCTATAATAGGAACACCAGTATTTCCCTCACACCATTTTATAAAATCATCTTCATTTTCATTCCACTTTATACTCATACCATTGAAATTATCAAATTGTGAATATGGGAAGTGGTATAAAATATAATTGTAAAATTCTCTCCAAAAAAGCTCTCTAATAAAACCCTCACTATAATTATATTTTCTGTAGTAATTAAATAATTGTTTAGGAGATACTATTCCAAATCTTAAATGCACAGATAGTTTTGAAGTTCCATCTTTAAAGAAAAAATCTCTATTTTCTTGATATTCTTCTAATTTTGAAGTAAATTCTTCCATTAATATACAAACATTTTTAGTTAAAAACTCAGGAAGCTCAACTTTTTCAAAACCCATATCTTCTAAACTTGGAATAGTTTCATAATCAAACTCTATTTTTTTAAGTGATTCATTAAACTTATATGTTTCTATACTACTAGAAGTAGTTATCATATTCATAGATTTATAATATGGTGTAAAAACTTTATATGGGGTACCATCATTTTTTAAATGTTCATTTGGGTGGGTGATAAAAGAATCGTAAAACCTTTTCATTGGTAAAAACTCTTCTATTTGCTTATCTCTATTTTTTGCATAATCATCAAAATCACATGAGCATAAAATCTCATCAAACCCATCTTTTAAGTTTTTAATAATATCCTTTGGTTTTCCATAAAAAATTGCTAAATCGAGACCTTTTTCTTTTAATTGTTTTTTTAAAGATAAAACCGTTTCATAAATAAAAGTTACTCTCTTATCATCTTTTGGTAATTTATCTAAAATATTTTTATCAAAAATAAAAATTGGCAATACTTCATCTTTTGCATTTGAAAGTATCGCATTATCTTCGATTCTAAGATCTCTTCTAAACCAAAGGATTTGTTTCATTATTTAAAAGCCTCCACTTTTGATCTAAGTGCCATCTCTTTAGGATATGGAGTTAAAAACTTTTGTCTTTCAAGATATTCAATATTAAATCTTTTTACATAAATTTTTATTATTTTAATAACTGCAACCAAAGGTATAATATGTTGTTTAAACTCTTCCAATGAAGTTAAAATCTCTTCTTTTTCATCTTTTGTGATATATTTTTTAAAATATCCGAAAATATGCATTAAAACATTGTAAGTGTTTGAAGTTCTACCTTTTAAAGCAATAGCTTCCAAAAATCTTTGTTTATATAAAGCTAATACCTCTTCAAGAGTTTTCTTTTCATGATTTGCAACAATTTGACCTAACTCTTTATATGACTTGTGTGATTTTGAATAAATAAGATATTTATATGAAGTATGGAAATCAACTAACTCTCCAAATGTTGGTTGCGTTTTCATAAATTCAAAGATATCTTTGTAAGCAAATACTTGCATTAAAAAGTTTTCTTTTAACCATGGGTCACTTAATCTTCCCTCCTCTTCAATTGGAAGTAAAGGAAACTTTTCCATAAGCTCTTTAGCAAAAACTCCTACTCCGACATTTTCACTTTGACCTTCACCATCAGGATAGATTTTAACCCTTGCCATTCCGCAAGTTGGAGATTTTGATTTTAAGATATAACCACAAAGCTCATCTTCACTAATACTATCAACTAAACTTTTAGAAACGTCAACAATCTCTTTTGTTACATCTTTTTTAGTGTTAGTAGTTCTTATAATAAGTTCACCATTTATTCTTACTTGTCTAATGGCTTCTCTAGGAGTTGGGTATATTTGCCCTTCTGGACAAAAAGATCTAAATTCAAAATGTTTTGACAATTCATCATAAACAAATTTATCCTTAGAATGTTGACCATCATATCGACACTGTATCCCAAGTAAACATGTAGAAATACCTATTTTCATCTTAAAGCCTTTTTTTGTTTTATTGTAACAAATTAAGGTATTTTTAGTATATTTCAGATGTCAGTTTATCAATTTTTACATAAATAAAAATATTGCAATAGGGATATAAAATAAAGAGATTAAGATAGAGATAAATACAGTTAAAGACATCATTTCAGGTTTTAAGTTTAAAAGTGTTGCAATTGTAACTGTATTTCCTGCTAAAGGAACAATAGAATATAAAAACATTACTTTATAAAACCCTTCATCAAGAAGAAGTAAAAAATTTCTATCTATATATATAAATAGTAAAACAATTCCCGGCCAAAGTAAAAATTTTAAAGAAAGAGCGTATGAAATAAATTTAACATCAAAAGCCTTTGCACTTTTTAGTTTTTCCATCCCCATACCTAAAAACATCATTCCTAAAATTGCATAACATCCTTTTAAATAGATTATATAGTTTAAAAACATCTCAGGCATTTTTATACCTAAAAAATTAAAAACAAAACCTAATATAAATGCATATAAAACAGGAAGCTGAATAACTTTTTTTAAACTTTGTCTAGCTGTAAAACTTCCCTTTGCTGTAATGAAATATCCAACTGAATTTTGATAAAGCATTGTTCCTAAAACAGCAAAAATAAAAACATCCACAAGATGATCATCAAATAAAATTATAGCTATAGGAATACCAATATGACCAGTATTTCCAGTAGAACTAGCAAAGGCAAGAAGATTTGAAGTATTATCTTTCCATACTTTTTTAAATAAAAAAAGTAAAACAAAAGCCATAATAGAACTTGCTAAAAAGAAAAAAACAGGTAAAAAGACAACTGAACTATCAAGCTTAACACTCATTGTTGCATTAAAAGCAATTAATGGACCTAAGATATAAAATAAAATCTTGGCAATAGTTTCTTTATTACAACCTAATAATCTAGTGCTTATAAACCCTAATATAACTGAAAAATAAAGAGGAACAATCTTTGAAAAAAGTGCAAAAAATACTGACATTTTAATCTACTAAAGTTATCTCATCCTCTTTTGTAGTAATCATACATAAAAACTCATATGGTTTATCAAAACAAGCTTCATAATAATGAGGGACTCCAGTTGGGATATATAAAAAGTCACCCTCTTTTGCATGAATTATCTCATCACCAATTTTAACCTTTGCCTCACCTTTTAATACATATTGTTGATGTTGTATTAAATTTGTATGATTTGGCATAGTTCCACCAACTTCTAAAGTAACTTTTCTAACAATAAAGTCTTTATCAATATTTGGAGTTAAAACTGCAATTGTAGCACCATTTGTTTTTGGTATCTCATTTGTTACATAATCTTCAATATTTTTACAATACATTTATAACCTTTATTATATTCTAATTTAAAAGTTTAATTAGTGAATATTTATTTAATTAAAAAACCATTATAGACAAAATCTCCTTTATTTTTGAATCTTTCTTGACACTTTTACCCCACTTCGCTTAGTTAGAATTTATTTTTGAAAAGGAGAAAATTATGTTAGCAGAAATCAACAGTTTCTTAAATGACCTTATATGGGGAAATATTTTAATATATTTATTACCATTATTAGGTATATTTTTTACAGTAAGTTCTAGGTTCGTTCAGTTTAGATATTTCTTTAAAATGTTTAGTATTTTAAGACATACAGAACATGATAAACATGGACATATTAGTTCATTTCAAGCACTAATGCTTAGTGTTGCAGGACGTGTTGGTGGTGGGAACATCGCAGGTGTTGCTGTTGCAATTACAATTGGTGGTCCAGGAGCAGTTTTCTGGATGTGGATTATTGGACTAATTGGTATGAGTACAAGTTTCTTTGAGTGTTCACTTGCACAATTATATAAAGAAAAAGATGCTCAAGACTCTTGTGTTTATAGAGGTGGACCAGCTTATTATGCAACTAAAGCTTTAGGTCAAAAATGGGTTGGGGTTATCATTTCTATTTTAATTATGATCACTTTTGGTTTTGCTTTTAATGCAACACAATCTTTTATCATAACTACATCGTTTGAGTCTTCATTTAATATTCCAACATGGATTACAGGTATTTCTTTAACTTTAATTTTTGCATTAGCAATTTTTGGAGGGATTAAAAGAATTACTAAATTTTCTGAATTTATTGTTCCAATTATGGCAGTTGGTTATTTACTAATTGCAATTATTGTTATTGCATTAAACTTAAGTGAGATTCCATCTTTAATTTCAATGATTGTACATGAAGCTTTTAATCCAAGTTCTGCAATTGGTGGTGGTATTGGTGCTGTTATTTTACAAGGTGCAAAAAGAGGAATGTTCTCAAACGAAGCTGGATTAGGTTCTGCTCCAAATGTTGCAGCTGTTGCTTATGTAGCCCATCCTGTTCAACAAGGTATTGTTCAATCATTCTCTGTATTTATTGATACAATTATTCTTTGTTCTTGTACTGCATTTATAATTCTTTTATCTGGTGTTTATCAACCAGGAGTTGAAGGGGTTCAAGGAGTATTATTAACTCAAAATGCTTTAATTGAACATATTGGTCCTTATGGAGGATATTTTGTAACAATTGCCCTATTCCTATTTGGTTTTTCATCTATGTTATATAACTACTACTTAGCTGAGAACTCTGTAAACTTCTTTATAAAAGGTAATGTTACTGCATTTAATATCTTTAGAGTTATTGTAGTTGCACTTATTATTTGGGGTTCATTCCAAGATTTAGGTTCAGTATTTTCATTTGCAGACCTTTCTATGGGACTTCTAGCAGTTATTAACTTAATAGTAATTGCCCTACTTTATAAACCAGTTTTACAATTAATCAAAGGTTATGACAGACAACTTAAAGAGGGTAAAAAACCTGTTTTAAGATATAACGATTATACTGATTTTAATATTGACAAAAAAATCTGGAAAGAGATTGTTGATACTATTCAAAACAATAGAGCAAAAGGTGAAAAAGACCTTTAATATTTAGTAGACTAAAGTCTACTAAATATCAAAACTTTTAAGTAAAAATAAGACATTATATAAGCTGGAAAAGAAAATGACACAAAGGTTTTTTATGTTCAATAAAGAAGGTATCCCTTTTTTTATTATTACTATTCCTTTTTTAAGTATATTATTTATCTCTTTTTTCACTCTTTCATATTATTTAAAACTCTCAAATGAAAATTTTGAGAAAGATATAAATGAGTACAAAAAACTATATGCTTTAGAAAGTAATATTACAAAAAAACAAATTGAGGAAAAAATATCTTTAAAAATAAAAGAGCATGAAGAAACAGAAAAAAAATTTAAAAGATTTATTGTACTCACCACTGTTTCTATCTTAATTTTTATGGCTTTATTTTCACTATTAATGACTACTATTATAAATGATTTGATAAAAAAATATAAACTTCAAGTTCAATACAAAGAGAATAAACTCCAAAAGTTAAATAGAAATTTAGCTTCTAAAGTTGAAGAAGGGATTGCAGAGGGTAAAAGAAAAGATAAAGCTATGTTACAACAATCAAAGTTAGCAAGAATGGGTTCTATGATTAGTATGATTGCCCATCAATGGAGACAACCACTTACTGAACTTTCTGGTATTTTAATGGAGCTTGAAACTGCAACTAGATTTAAAAAAGTTAACGAGGAGCATATTTTAAACTCAATTGAAAGAAGTGATACTATGATTGAATTTATGTCAAATACCATTGATGATTTTAGAAACTTTTATAAACCAGATAAAATCAAAGAGGATTTTTATTTAGTAGAATCATGTAAAAAAGCTCTAAGTTTAATTAGTGCAACATTAAGTGAAAATCAAATAAAACTTGAATTTGATGTAAGACAAGATAGTAAAATTCATGGATATCCCACTGAATTTTCCCAAGTAATTTTAA contains the following coding sequences:
- a CDS encoding sensor histidine kinase, producing the protein MDRIKLKISKKDWLYIVFIGTSFGFLISWFFYFLNEEFKNIYTVLFSSLTAFCISLFSFVFITISNDFILPKLKEKFWYLISFIFSFLSGFLGFSFSFYLGSFFKIEIVEFISAYWFFISIIIGFLTFLIGLILHQFVSMKHRYENINSQVLETKIKALENELNPHFLFNALNSISELIYVDKKDAERATLELSRFLRNAITKESLIPIKTEIEMVKTYLNIENIRFENNIELNVELNEDDENILVPKFSIQLLVENAIKHGYNRNRLKIDILVSSKEIIIINNGKLSQRIKYGTGLNNLDKRLDLLNVGRLSHQVDGSNMKFIISLKD
- a CDS encoding phytoene desaturase family protein; this encodes MCRYYEVCVIGSGMGGSMFASLNKDKDIVVFEKDSNLGGCASTFKRYGSYFNSGATTFVGYETGHPVKEIFDNIDYKPDIKKSNIAFRVLQNEKTIDRVKDFEEFLDQINKAFPNKNNRVFWAKIKELDEKFWQIHDIYYGKYSLKSYILSANTLIKLFKSFNIEVFKSANSFIKETLGDISLEYQHFIDAQLLITLQTTSKDISLLSLALGLSYPFHDVFYVNGGMGSLFDGLLENIETKKKEEIMKIVLEKDYFRLISNKDEYLSKNVVLNSTIYDSGKLFEDERIKKYYESFDFNDQSAFVVNLVLEKNYDLLHHYLIILDEQIPNCISNSFFISISSKDDEKMSNRGYSITISSHTKASFWKKLNKEEYELKKEQTQEFIIDKLLQKLNTIKKEDIIKKFSASSLTFNRYINRYNCGGRAITMKNVFSTPSAKTPFKGLYNIGDSVFAGQGWPGVAIGVKALNKEFNG
- a CDS encoding cryptochrome/photolyase family protein; this encodes MKQILWFRRDLRIEDNAILSNAKDEVLPIFIFDKNILDKLPKDDKRVTFIYETVLSLKKQLKEKGLDLAIFYGKPKDIIKNLKDGFDEILCSCDFDDYAKNRDKQIEEFLPMKRFYDSFITHPNEHLKNDGTPYKVFTPYYKSMNMITTSSSIETYKFNESLKKIEFDYETIPSLEDMGFEKVELPEFLTKNVCILMEEFTSKLEEYQENRDFFFKDGTSKLSVHLRFGIVSPKQLFNYYRKYNYSEGFIRELFWREFYNYILYHFPYSQFDNFNGMSIKWNENEDDFIKWCEGNTGVPIIDAAMRHLNETGTMHNRLRMIVCSFLTKNLFIDWKKGEGYFALKLLDYECSSNVGSWQWGASTGADAAPYFRVFNPYTQSLKFDKDGIFIKSVIKDFESLSPRLFHIENGVQSNLFVDYPKSMVDISLSRKMAIDRFKEAKNV
- a CDS encoding YbgA family protein, with amino-acid sequence MKIGISTCLLGIQCRYDGQHSKDKFVYDELSKHFEFRSFCPEGQIYPTPREAIRQVRINGELIIRTTNTKKDVTKEIVDVSKSLVDSISEDELCGYILKSKSPTCGMARVKIYPDGEGQSENVGVGVFAKELMEKFPLLPIEEEGRLSDPWLKENFLMQVFAYKDIFEFMKTQPTFGELVDFHTSYKYLIYSKSHKSYKELGQIVANHEKKTLEEVLALYKQRFLEAIALKGRTSNTYNVLMHIFGYFKKYITKDEKEEILTSLEEFKQHIIPLVAVIKIIKIYVKRFNIEYLERQKFLTPYPKEMALRSKVEAFK
- a CDS encoding AEC family transporter, with the protein product MSVFFALFSKIVPLYFSVILGFISTRLLGCNKETIAKILFYILGPLIAFNATMSVKLDSSVVFLPVFFFLASSIMAFVLLFLFKKVWKDNTSNLLAFASSTGNTGHIGIPIAIILFDDHLVDVFIFAVLGTMLYQNSVGYFITAKGSFTARQSLKKVIQLPVLYAFILGFVFNFLGIKMPEMFLNYIIYLKGCYAILGMMFLGMGMEKLKSAKAFDVKFISYALSLKFLLWPGIVLLFIYIDRNFLLLLDEGFYKVMFLYSIVPLAGNTVTIATLLNLKPEMMSLTVFISILISLFYIPIAIFLFM